In a single window of the Candidatus Eisenbacteria bacterium genome:
- a CDS encoding biopolymer transporter ExbD → MKFRKLRTSTEIPSASMSDIAFLLLIFFLVTTIFNTEKGIQLMLPNANTSAVRINKQNILEIKADAAGRVTLDDQPIAIKQIRDVVRQRQFDNDKLICVIETHPRAYYGIMVDILDELKIAEARKITLRTAKTSG, encoded by the coding sequence ATGAAATTCCGGAAGCTGAGGACATCGACGGAGATCCCGAGCGCGTCCATGTCGGATATCGCGTTCCTGCTCTTGATCTTCTTCCTCGTGACGACGATCTTCAACACGGAGAAGGGGATCCAGTTGATGCTCCCGAACGCCAACACGTCGGCGGTGAGGATCAACAAGCAGAACATCCTCGAGATCAAGGCGGATGCCGCCGGCCGTGTGACGTTGGACGATCAGCCGATCGCGATCAAGCAGATCCGGGACGTGGTGCGCCAGCGGCAGTTCGATAACGACAAGCTGATTTGCGTGATCGAAACGCACCCGCGCGCGTACTACGGGATCATGGTGGACATCCTCGACGAGCTGAAGATCGCCGAAGCGAGGAAGATCACCCTGAGGACCGCGAAAACCTCGGGGTAG
- a CDS encoding MotA/TolQ/ExbB proton channel family protein — translation MAQSGFVELFHKGGRFMWALLFLTVLGLAVILERFYTLAKSRTNVRKLTAEIAEALRHEGIEGAKRVCERTRGPIAAILHAGLSKANRGPEEIEKAIQSAGTIEMSFLERGLVVISSVATIGPLLGFLGTASGMINAFETIAAAEQVNAKLVASGISEALITTAAGLSIAIPAQAAYNFFVAQVDRFIIEMEQASTEMIDTLISLEEGKA, via the coding sequence ATGGCCCAGAGTGGCTTCGTGGAGCTGTTCCACAAGGGCGGCCGGTTCATGTGGGCCCTGCTCTTCCTGACCGTGCTCGGACTCGCCGTGATTCTGGAGCGCTTCTACACGCTCGCCAAGTCCCGCACCAACGTACGCAAGCTGACGGCGGAGATCGCCGAGGCGCTGCGCCACGAGGGGATCGAAGGGGCGAAGCGGGTTTGCGAGAGAACCCGCGGTCCGATCGCCGCGATCCTCCACGCGGGCCTCTCCAAGGCGAACCGCGGCCCGGAGGAGATCGAGAAGGCGATCCAGAGCGCCGGCACGATCGAGATGTCTTTCCTGGAGCGCGGCCTCGTGGTGATCTCGTCGGTCGCCACCATCGGCCCGTTGCTCGGATTCCTCGGCACCGCGTCCGGTATGATCAACGCGTTCGAGACCATCGCCGCCGCAGAGCAGGTGAACGCCAAGCTGGTGGCGAGCGGTATCTCCGAGGCGCTGATCACCACCGCCGCGGGCCTCTCCATCGCCATCCCGGCGCAGGCGGCTTATAACTTCTTCGTCGCCCAGGTGGATCGGTTCATCATCGAGATGGAGCAGGCTTCCACGGAGATGATCGATACGCTGATCTCCCTGGAAGAAGGCAAGGCATGA
- a CDS encoding ABC transporter ATP-binding protein encodes MASKGDTLIEARDLVKTYRLGSLTVPALRGVSFHILRNDYIAIMGPSGSGKSTLMNLLGCLDTPTSGEYHLDGTLVSILSDDELAAIRNRRIGFVFQTFNLLPRATGFQNVELPLIYAGISKEERRRRVSEAIDAVGLTDRAHHRPSELSGGQRQRVAIARALVNNPSIILADEPTGNLDTATGDEIMSVFESIRAAGNTVILVTHEEEIAAKADRIIRLRDGRIEEDRVREGVS; translated from the coding sequence TTGGCGTCGAAGGGAGACACGCTCATCGAGGCGCGGGACCTCGTGAAAACCTACCGGCTCGGTTCGCTTACGGTGCCCGCGCTCCGGGGCGTTTCGTTCCACATCCTGAGGAACGATTACATCGCCATCATGGGCCCCTCGGGATCGGGGAAATCGACCCTGATGAACCTCCTCGGCTGTCTCGATACGCCCACGTCGGGGGAGTACCATCTGGACGGCACGCTCGTTTCCATCCTTTCGGACGATGAGCTGGCGGCGATCCGTAACCGCCGGATCGGTTTCGTCTTCCAGACCTTCAATCTGCTGCCGCGGGCGACGGGATTCCAGAACGTGGAGCTGCCGCTGATCTACGCCGGCATCTCCAAGGAGGAGCGGCGCCGGCGGGTGTCGGAAGCGATCGACGCGGTGGGCCTGACGGACCGGGCGCACCACAGGCCGAGCGAGCTTTCGGGCGGACAGCGCCAGAGGGTCGCCATCGCCCGGGCGCTGGTCAACAACCCGTCCATCATCCTCGCCGACGAGCCGACGGGGAACCTGGACACCGCTACCGGCGATGAAATCATGAGTGTGTTCGAGTCGATACGGGCCGCCGGCAACACGGTGATTCTGGTGACGCACGAAGAGGAGATCGCGGCGAAAGCGGACCGGATCATCCGCCTCAGGGACGGCCGGATCGAGGAGGACCGAGTCCGGGAAGGCGTCTCCTGA
- a CDS encoding TolC family protein: protein MTVKRTSVFLVAVLLLLPMAAPARAAATGTEDLLRRIREEKPIRIEECVRVALETNPGLRSGRESVRSTERAVWESYSTFLPNLSFGLSGSRTKQASYTLYRPGIDEDKYNFYSSSIQLSQTLFSWSGIKGIHQARNMRDADRAGFEADRQSLVYQVRTGCHNLLKMEDLLDVALENLQVGQEQLKLAEKMKEVGAGVIADVLKASAQVESNRLDVITAEKNLAVARAALLGYMGLDVTLPIHVERVDEVNPEIPDFGTSLKRAMENRPDLREMEENLQASKDGVGAAWGSHLPSLNGSFRYGWNNDELSADLFDEERNNWTASISLSVPLFDVGTYSRIGQRKAGVESARWGLEATRQNVALEIQNAILVIEESAKKMEVAERNVAAADEDLRVSEGKYKHGLVAILDLIQAKASLAEAKAGRVEARYNYLSARAELMRAIGEGE, encoded by the coding sequence ATGACCGTGAAGAGAACCTCCGTCTTCCTCGTAGCCGTCCTTCTGCTTCTCCCGATGGCGGCGCCGGCGCGGGCCGCCGCGACGGGAACCGAAGATCTTCTCCGCCGGATCCGGGAGGAAAAGCCGATCCGGATCGAAGAGTGCGTCCGCGTCGCGCTGGAGACGAATCCCGGTCTCCGCTCGGGCCGCGAGTCGGTGCGTTCCACGGAGAGGGCCGTGTGGGAGTCCTATTCCACCTTTCTCCCGAACCTCTCTTTCGGCCTGAGCGGATCGAGAACCAAGCAGGCGAGCTATACCCTCTATCGTCCCGGCATCGACGAAGACAAGTACAACTTTTACTCATCCAGCATTCAGCTCAGTCAGACGCTTTTCAGCTGGTCCGGCATCAAGGGGATCCATCAGGCGCGCAACATGCGCGACGCGGACCGGGCGGGATTCGAGGCGGACCGCCAGAGTCTGGTCTACCAGGTGCGGACGGGATGTCACAACCTGCTCAAGATGGAGGATCTTCTCGACGTGGCGCTGGAAAACCTCCAGGTCGGCCAGGAGCAGCTGAAACTGGCGGAGAAGATGAAGGAGGTCGGCGCCGGCGTGATCGCCGACGTGCTCAAGGCGAGCGCCCAGGTGGAATCGAACCGGCTGGACGTCATCACGGCGGAGAAGAACCTCGCCGTCGCCCGCGCCGCGTTGCTCGGCTACATGGGACTGGACGTGACGTTGCCGATCCACGTGGAGCGGGTCGACGAGGTGAACCCGGAAATCCCCGACTTCGGGACCAGCCTAAAGCGCGCGATGGAGAATCGACCCGATCTCCGCGAGATGGAGGAGAATCTCCAGGCGTCCAAGGACGGCGTCGGCGCCGCTTGGGGGAGCCACCTCCCCTCTCTGAACGGCAGCTTCCGATACGGCTGGAACAACGACGAACTGAGCGCCGATCTGTTCGATGAGGAGAGAAACAACTGGACCGCCAGCATCTCCCTCTCCGTCCCCCTCTTCGACGTGGGGACCTATTCCCGGATCGGACAGAGGAAGGCGGGCGTGGAATCGGCCCGTTGGGGCTTGGAGGCGACCCGGCAGAATGTGGCGTTGGAGATCCAGAACGCGATCCTCGTGATCGAGGAGAGCGCCAAGAAGATGGAAGTGGCGGAGCGGAACGTGGCCGCCGCCGACGAGGACCTCCGGGTCTCGGAGGGGAAGTACAAACACGGGCTGGTGGCGATCCTCGACCTGATCCAGGCGAAGGCGTCGCTCGCCGAGGCGAAGGCGGGGCGGGTCGAGGCCCGCTACAACTACCTCTCCGCACGCGCGGAGCTGATGAGGGCGATCGGCGAGGGGGAATAG
- a CDS encoding energy transducer TonB — MAEQQQVMSANLQFKLGFHKYFDVAMIGSVLIHLLGFLIAPNYEPEPYELAEEEIVVIEAPEEVTVPLPPVAVARPSIPISAEFADVEISEEADPEETILDTDVDINSPTAARLNYVDPSSLGDEGAFLSYSDPPMEKRIYKPDYPELARQAGIEGTVVSKVYIDETGKVIKVEVVQSPSEIFIEPVMQALYKSTFYPAKQRDIPVKSRIIVPFDFYINPAGR, encoded by the coding sequence ATGGCCGAACAACAACAAGTCATGAGCGCGAATCTCCAGTTCAAGCTCGGTTTCCACAAGTATTTCGACGTGGCGATGATCGGGTCGGTGTTGATTCATCTGCTCGGTTTTCTGATCGCCCCGAACTACGAACCGGAGCCCTACGAGCTTGCGGAGGAAGAGATCGTCGTCATCGAGGCGCCGGAGGAGGTCACCGTGCCTCTCCCGCCGGTGGCGGTGGCCCGGCCCTCCATTCCGATTTCCGCCGAGTTCGCCGACGTGGAGATCTCGGAGGAGGCGGATCCGGAGGAGACGATTCTCGATACCGACGTGGACATCAACAGCCCCACCGCGGCCCGATTGAATTACGTCGATCCCAGTTCCTTGGGAGACGAAGGGGCGTTCCTCTCCTACAGCGACCCGCCGATGGAGAAGAGGATCTACAAACCGGACTACCCCGAACTCGCCCGGCAGGCCGGGATCGAGGGGACGGTGGTGTCCAAGGTGTATATCGACGAGACGGGCAAGGTGATCAAGGTGGAGGTGGTCCAATCGCCGTCGGAGATTTTCATCGAACCGGTGATGCAGGCTCTCTATAAGAGCACCTTCTATCCGGCCAAGCAGAGGGATATTCCGGTAAAGAGCCGGATCATCGTCCCCTTTGATTTTTACATCAATCCCGCGGGACGGTAG
- a CDS encoding biopolymer transporter ExbD — translation MPGRFKKKAKMDAQVPTSSMADLAFLLLVFFMVTTIFRLEDGLPIELPKAAAAQQIPREKLVHIWVNQRRQVSINDNLVPVAGIQTIILSKLQQNPALIVAFNADKRAPYDLMSDIMEELKQVNATKVSFTADYERLR, via the coding sequence ATGCCGGGACGTTTTAAAAAGAAAGCGAAGATGGATGCGCAGGTGCCGACCTCTTCGATGGCGGACCTCGCCTTTCTTCTCCTGGTATTCTTCATGGTGACGACCATTTTCCGTCTGGAGGACGGTCTGCCGATCGAGTTGCCGAAAGCGGCGGCCGCCCAGCAGATCCCCCGGGAGAAATTGGTTCACATCTGGGTCAACCAGAGACGCCAGGTTTCGATCAACGATAATCTGGTCCCGGTCGCGGGGATCCAGACGATCATCCTGAGCAAGCTCCAGCAGAATCCGGCCCTGATCGTGGCGTTCAACGCGGACAAGCGCGCGCCCTACGATCTGATGTCCGACATCATGGAGGAGCTGAAACAGGTGAACGCCACCAAGGTCTCCTTCACCGCCGACTACGAGCGGTTACGATAG
- a CDS encoding YIP1 family protein — MSFGKDLIALFLTPVRLYESVREHPRCRWAVILILVVLFLATFLTLDILIQEGMRRGAEQAAERGMDAARMAEMADHPAAKISILLATPVGLIVFLLGFSAAAWLFLALTGGAPEPKPFAALFRAAAWAKLVEIPRMILWTPLTLAKGTPMVFFGPAALLRGAPEGKLFTALAALDLFSIWYLVLFTVGARTLLRISTGRAAVVVILPWALWQGVRVFLA; from the coding sequence ATGTCGTTCGGGAAGGATCTGATCGCCCTTTTCCTCACGCCCGTCCGCCTCTACGAGTCGGTTCGGGAGCATCCCCGCTGCCGCTGGGCGGTAATCCTCATTCTCGTCGTTCTCTTTCTCGCCACCTTTCTCACCCTGGATATTCTGATTCAGGAGGGGATGAGGCGGGGCGCCGAGCAGGCGGCGGAGAGGGGGATGGACGCGGCCCGGATGGCCGAGATGGCCGACCATCCCGCTGCGAAGATCTCCATTCTTCTCGCGACCCCCGTCGGACTGATCGTCTTTCTCCTCGGTTTCTCCGCCGCGGCGTGGCTCTTTCTCGCCCTCACCGGCGGGGCGCCGGAGCCGAAGCCCTTCGCCGCGCTCTTCCGCGCCGCCGCATGGGCCAAGCTGGTGGAGATCCCCCGCATGATCCTCTGGACCCCGCTCACCCTCGCCAAGGGGACGCCGATGGTCTTCTTCGGCCCCGCGGCGCTTCTGAGGGGCGCGCCGGAGGGGAAGCTCTTCACCGCCCTCGCGGCGCTGGACCTCTTTTCCATCTGGTATCTGGTTCTCTTCACGGTCGGCGCGCGGACCCTCCTCCGGATCTCGACCGGAAGGGCCGCGGTCGTGGTGATCCTCCCTTGGGCGCTCTGGCAGGGGGTTCGTGTTTTTCTGGCCTGA
- a CDS encoding C40 family peptidase, giving the protein MDHPRALELAEREIGRARGSLDLRFDLWEVRAAARGDGIALEGRTTSSKALDLLREALGASAVPARDGIRLLPREGTAAWVVSAPVAGLHDRPDFHSPLVTQAILGERLTLLDDDGADWLPVRVEDGYVGFAHRGTLAEARQDRRTDREPSPLIRIETRRALIHAVPSETSLPVREAVFGSILLSRARRGGWTGVELPDGAVGWVRNEECAPTDGSKGKPAPRRIVETARIFLGVPYLWGGTSTFGIDCSGLVQRVFGAWGIRLPRDADLQCRVAAPLREGARRREGDLLFFGGDRVTHVAVSLGGAQLIHASGWVRVQSLRPDSPSYRKDLRESYRGAGRIPGLDA; this is encoded by the coding sequence TTGGACCACCCGAGGGCTCTGGAGCTGGCGGAAAGGGAGATCGGACGGGCCCGGGGCTCCCTGGACCTCCGTTTCGATCTCTGGGAGGTCCGGGCGGCGGCACGGGGCGACGGAATCGCCCTGGAGGGGCGTACCACCTCCTCGAAAGCGCTCGACCTTCTCCGGGAGGCGCTCGGAGCCTCGGCGGTCCCCGCCCGGGACGGGATCCGGCTTCTCCCCCGAGAGGGGACCGCGGCTTGGGTCGTTTCCGCCCCCGTGGCCGGCCTTCACGATCGCCCCGATTTTCACTCCCCCCTCGTCACCCAGGCGATCCTCGGCGAGCGACTGACCCTCCTGGACGACGACGGCGCGGATTGGCTCCCCGTTCGTGTCGAAGACGGCTACGTCGGTTTCGCCCACCGGGGCACTCTTGCCGAGGCGAGGCAGGATCGGAGAACCGATCGGGAGCCTTCCCCCCTGATCCGGATCGAAACCAGGCGCGCCCTCATTCACGCCGTCCCCTCCGAAACGTCCCTTCCCGTCCGCGAGGCGGTGTTCGGGTCGATCCTCCTCTCCCGCGCGCGCCGGGGTGGATGGACCGGGGTGGAGCTGCCGGACGGGGCGGTCGGCTGGGTGCGGAACGAGGAGTGCGCCCCCACGGACGGATCGAAGGGGAAGCCGGCGCCGCGCCGGATCGTGGAAACCGCGCGGATTTTCCTCGGAGTTCCCTATCTGTGGGGAGGGACATCCACATTCGGGATCGACTGCTCGGGGCTCGTCCAGAGGGTGTTCGGCGCCTGGGGGATCCGACTCCCTCGGGACGCGGACCTGCAGTGCCGGGTGGCGGCCCCTCTGCGGGAAGGAGCCCGGCGCCGGGAAGGGGACCTGCTCTTCTTCGGCGGCGACCGGGTCACCCACGTCGCCGTCAGCCTCGGGGGAGCCCAGCTCATCCACGCCTCCGGCTGGGTGCGCGTGCAATCTCTGCGCCCCGACTCGCCCTCCTACCGCAAGGATCTCCGGGAGAGCTACCGGGGCGCGGGGCGGATCCCCGGTCTGGACGCGTGA